The Rhododendron vialii isolate Sample 1 chromosome 6a, ASM3025357v1 genome includes a window with the following:
- the LOC131329797 gene encoding endoplasmic reticulum oxidoreductin-1 codes for MVMVEAEIGDKKKRSSKRRGIWFIGAAIAVLIAVAVASRHSQKISLFVNNHKSCSCSQDSRKYTGIVEDCCCDYETVDSINGEVLHPLLQELVTTPFFRYFKVKLWCDCPFWPDDGMCRLRDCSVCECPENEFPEIFKNPLHRGLPSDNLVCQEGKPEATVDRTLDSRAFRGWMEVDNPWTNDDETDNSEMTYVNLQLNPERYTGYVGPSAGRIWDAIYSENCPKYSSGEICQEKKALYKLISGLHSSISIHIAADYLLDESTNLWGKNLELMHDRVLRYPDRVRNLYFTFLFVLRAVTKAADYLEQAEYDTGNLAEDLKAQSLMRQLLYNPKLQAACPLPFDEAKLWQGQSGPELKQQIQKQFKNISALMDCVGCEKCRLWGKLQVLGLGTALKILFSVNGQNQPHQILHLQRNEVIALINLLNRLSESVKLVNDMGPKAENVNGGLVFEPTAKEISSWRRIWESVIELRYYLLTVRGL; via the exons ATGGTGATGGTGGAAGCAGAGATTGGGGACAAGAAGAAGCGGAGTAGTAAGAGGCGGGGGATATGGTTTATTGGGGCGGCGATCGCGGTCTTAATTGCGGTAGCGGTGGCCTCCAGACACTCGCAAAAGATCTCTCTTTTCGTCAACAATCATAAGTCCTGCAGCTGTTCtcag GATTCACGGAAATATACAGGCATAGTGGAGGACTGCTGTTGTGATTACGAGACGGTAGACAGTATTAATGGAGAAGTGTTGCATCCTTTGCTCCAAGAGCTTGTCACGACTCCATTTTTCCGATATTTTAAG GTAAAGCTGTGGTGTGACTGCCCTTTTTGGCCTGATGATGGTATGTGCCGCTTGCGAGATTGCAGCGTTTGTGAATGTCCTGAAAATGAATTTCCAGAAATTTTCAAGAATCCATTACATCGTGGTCTTCCATCTGACAATTTGGTGTGTCAAGAGGGAAAGCCAGAGGCTACAGTTGACCGCACCTTAGATAGTAGAGCTTTCAGGGGCTGGATGGAAGTTGATAACCCGTGGACCAATGACGATGAGACAGACAATA GCGAGATGACATATGTAAATCTTCAATTGAATCCAGAACGTTATACAGGCTATGTTGGTCCGTCTGCCGGAAGGATATGGGATGCTATATATTCAGAAAATTGTCCAAAAT ATTCATCGGGAGAGATTTGCCAGGAGAAAAAAGCCTTGTACAAATTAATATCTGGTCTTCACTCCTCAATCTCAATCCACATAGCTGCTGATTACCTTCTTGATGAATCCACCAACCTG TGGGGTAAAAATCTTGAGTTGATGCACGATCGTGTCCTTAGATACCCTGATCGTGTTAGAAACTTGTACTTCACTTTCCTCTTTGTTCTTCGAGCTGTGACAAAA GCAGCAGATTACTTGGAGCAGGCTGAGTATGACACTGGTAACCTTGCGGAGGACCTGAAAGCACAATCTTTGATGCGTCAGTTACTTTACAACCCCAAACTGCAAGCTGCATGTCCACTTCCATTTGATGAAGCTAAACTGTGGCAGGGCCAAAGTGGACCTGAACTAAAGCAGCAGATTCAGAAGCAATTTAAAAACATTAG TGCCCTAATGGATTGTGTGGGATGTGAAAAGTGTCGCCTCTGGGGAAAGCTTCAGGTTCTTGGTCTCGGCACTGCACTAAAGATTCTCTTCTCTGTCAATGGTCAAAACCAACCTCATCAGATT CTGCATTTGCAAAGAAATGAGGTGATTGCCTTGATAAACCTGCTCAATCGACTTTCTGAATCTGTCAAACTCGTAAACGATATGGGGCCTAAAGCTGAGAATGTAAATGGAGGGCTGGTCTTTGAGCCAACTGCAAAAGAAATTAGTTCTTGGCGAAGAATCTGGGAGTCGGTGATTGAGCTTCGGTATTACCTACTTACTGTCCGTGGCCTTTAG